In Streptomyces durocortorensis, a genomic segment contains:
- a CDS encoding MFS transporter, with amino-acid sequence MATEDTTSVAEPATTPERRWRGLLTNRDFMIVWGGFTVSSVGTALSNLAVPIIALGLSGSPTMAGLVGAARLAPYLLLNLLAGVFIDRWDRRRVMIVADLGRFAALATVPVAYALDSLTIAHLAAVAFLEGVGHVFSAVSHLSALSKLVPQEQLASANALNEVADSAAGVGGSAISGALIGLARNSTLGAIYSYAVDAVTYLLSGASLLFVRKSFQEERPTDEPRSVMADLKEGMSFLWRQRLLRLLMVMVTLINFLQAPLTLATIVLATEDLDINAGLIGLILAAVGLGTVVSAFAASWLRERISLRTMALGSVALWAVAAAMMAAAPSIVLLAVGVLITNLLWPIFAVSLVTYRLSATPDHLQGRVNSAFRTLSFGVEPLGLAIGGVLIASQGPRFLFWGAAAGLFAIFLGSVATWRGTLTPETAAAASPEEA; translated from the coding sequence ATGGCAACAGAAGACACCACGTCGGTGGCGGAGCCAGCGACGACGCCCGAGCGCCGTTGGCGCGGGCTGCTGACGAACCGCGACTTCATGATCGTCTGGGGCGGGTTCACCGTCTCGTCGGTGGGCACGGCACTCTCCAACCTGGCCGTGCCGATTATCGCGCTCGGCCTCTCCGGCTCACCCACCATGGCCGGTCTCGTAGGAGCCGCACGGCTCGCCCCCTACCTGCTGCTGAACCTCCTGGCCGGCGTGTTCATCGACCGCTGGGACCGCCGCCGCGTCATGATCGTCGCGGACCTGGGCCGCTTCGCCGCGCTGGCGACGGTCCCGGTCGCCTACGCCCTGGACAGCCTGACGATCGCGCACCTGGCCGCGGTCGCCTTCCTGGAGGGCGTCGGGCATGTCTTCTCGGCCGTCTCACACCTGTCCGCCCTGTCGAAGCTGGTCCCCCAGGAGCAGCTGGCCTCCGCCAACGCCCTCAACGAGGTGGCCGACTCCGCGGCCGGCGTCGGCGGGTCCGCTATCTCCGGCGCGCTGATCGGCCTGGCCAGGAACTCCACTCTTGGTGCGATCTACAGCTATGCCGTCGACGCGGTCACCTACCTACTTTCGGGGGCCTCGCTCCTGTTCGTGCGGAAGTCGTTCCAAGAGGAACGGCCGACCGACGAACCCCGCTCCGTTATGGCGGACCTCAAGGAGGGGATGTCGTTCCTCTGGCGGCAGCGCCTGCTGCGCCTGCTCATGGTGATGGTCACCTTGATCAACTTCCTTCAGGCGCCGCTCACTCTGGCAACCATCGTCCTTGCCACCGAGGACCTCGACATCAACGCCGGACTGATCGGCCTCATTCTCGCGGCGGTCGGCCTCGGCACGGTGGTCAGCGCGTTCGCCGCGTCATGGCTGCGTGAGCGCATCAGCCTGCGCACCATGGCACTCGGCTCCGTGGCCCTGTGGGCCGTCGCGGCAGCCATGATGGCCGCCGCACCGTCGATCGTCCTCCTCGCCGTCGGCGTCCTGATCACGAACCTGCTGTGGCCGATCTTCGCGGTGTCCCTGGTGACCTACCGGCTGTCTGCCACACCGGACCACCTCCAGGGCCGCGTCAACAGCGCCTTCCGCACCCTGTCGTTCGGCGTGGAACCCCTGGGACTGGCCATCGGTGGTGTACTGATCGCCTCTCAGGGCCCACGCTTCCTGTTCTGGGGAGCCGCGGCGGGCCTGTTCGCGATCTTCCTGGGCAGCGTCGCGACGTGGCGTGGGACGCTGACGCCGGAAACGGCTGCGGCCGCCTCGCCCGAGGAGGCCTGA
- a CDS encoding XRE family transcriptional regulator, which produces MVGGMKRRTPPRELARDPETWPEADLTDPGAVAVQDIARTLAAAISECGLSLRALAEASGVNRQAIADLLARRRHRRPTRCRTRRTAVSPNHQKRKK; this is translated from the coding sequence ATGGTCGGCGGCATGAAACGGCGCACCCCGCCGCGCGAGCTTGCCCGCGACCCGGAAACCTGGCCCGAAGCCGACCTCACCGACCCCGGTGCCGTCGCCGTCCAGGACATCGCCCGCACCCTGGCCGCGGCGATCTCCGAGTGCGGACTCAGCCTGCGCGCTCTCGCCGAGGCCTCTGGGGTGAACCGGCAGGCCATCGCCGACCTGCTGGCCCGACGTCGCCACCGTCGCCCGACTCGGTGCCGCACTCGGCGCACCGCTGTTTCCCCGAACCATCAGAAAAGAAAGAAATAG